The stretch of DNA GCTTTCTGAAATTGATAAAGTGTACATCGAAGTTTTTCATCCTAACTTTTCCGCAACGCTTGGCGATTTCGATTTGCAGTTTTCCAATTTGGAATTTGGTTCGCTCAATCGAAAATTGCAAGGCGCAAAAGGAACGGTGAAAAATTTTTCTTCTTCAAAAGATTCAGGAACAATTGCCGCCGCTATCTCTCGCGGAAAATTTTTTACAAACCAATTTTCCGGAACGGAAGGCATGCAAGGTCCGTATCGTTTATATGGAAAAAATAACGAACGAAACATTATCATCATTGCAGGAAGTGAACGTGTGTACGTGAATGGAGAAACAATGATGCGCGGTGATGCAAATGATTTTACGATTGATTATGCTACTGCGGAATTAACATTTACGACACGCCGATTGATTACAAGTGTCTCAAGAATCGTCGTGGATTTTGAATATACCGACAGACAATATGCGCGAAATAGTTTTGCTGTACGAACAGAAAATTATTTTCTCAACAATCATTTGAACGTTGTGTTGCAATATTATCGCGAAGGAGATGATTATGACTCTCCGCTCGATATTTCGTTAAGCGATAACGATAAAATTATTTTGCGCACCGCGGGTAATAACCGTGAACACGCATCGAAAAACGGCTGGAGAGAAGACTCGTTGGGAAATTATTTTCGTGATTTGTTCATCGTGAATGGTGAACCGTTGTTTGTTTTTATCTATAACGCTGATACGAGCGGCGTTCAAAAATATTCTGTAACATTTTCATTTGTTGGAAACGGCAACGGCGATTACGAGCGCAAAAGTATCGGGGTGTTTGAGTTCATTGGAAAAAATCTCGGTTCGTATTTGCCAAAAATTTTTCTACCACTTCCCGAACTCAATCAAATCGGCGTTGCAAAAATTTCTGCAACAATTACCGATAGTTTGAAAATCGAAACGGAAGTTGCGCAAAATAATTTTGATGCGAATAGGTTTTCTAATCTCAATGACGAGTATAATTCAAGCGGTGCATCGAAAATTTCCTTGAATTATAAATCGATTGATATAAAAAAAATTGGGCGTTTTTCAATTAGCGCGAATAATCGAATGATCGGCAGCAACTTCGTTACAATTGATAGAATTGATGATGTGGAGTATTTTAGAAAATGGAATTTTCAAAACACAAAGCAAGGAGATGAATCACTTTGGGAAGGAAATGTTCTTTACTTTCCTTCGCAATTTCTCTCATTCGGCTTTGCATATGGAAGGTTATATCGAAACAATTTCAAATCAACCAGAACAGAAGGAGGCATACATTTCGCAAAAGAAAAACTTCCAACGCTTTCTTATTTTATTGAAAACGTTGAACGCGCAACACATTTTTCTCACGATTCTTTTCCGGGAAGTTTTGTATTTCGACAGAAAGGAAACACAGAATGGAACATCGAAAACATTACTCCGTCGCTTCGTTTTGAAAATGAAACTCGAAAAGATTTTAATAACAACATTTCACATCTACACAACTCAAGTTTCCGTTTCAAGGAATTTGCTCCGAAACTTTCTCTTCAAAAATTTTATGGAACAGAAATTATTTCTGAGATCGAAATTCGTAACGAAGATTCAATTTCTTCAAATGTTTTTACTCGCGCATCAAATACCATTACACAAAAATATTTTGTTTCACTCTATGAAGTGCAAAATTTTTCTTCCACATTTGATGTAACATTGCGAAAGAAAAATTTTATGAAAACATTCAGTTTCAATAAAAACATTGCAACGAATCTTTTTCGCTGGCAAGGAAGGTATTCTCCGTTTAATCGCGGCGTAGAAACAAATTGGCTGTACGAAGCAACGAGCGAGCGCGGCGCAAAACTCGAACGTATTTTCTTGAAAGTAAAAAAAGGAACCGGAAATTATGTGTACGTTGGCGATAGAGATAGCAACAGAATTGTGGACGATGCGGATTTTGATTTAACACGATTTGACGGTGATTATATTCTCTCTTTTCTTCCAAGCGATGCGTTGTTTCCTGTTGTTGATGTGCGAACAAATTTTCGTATCAAACTTTCTCCGCAAAAAATATTTTCAATTTCAGAAAATAATTTTGTTGCAAAACTTTCGAGCGAATCAAACTTTCGCGTTGAAGAAAAAAACTCTTCTCCAAAAACAAGCGATATCTATTTGTTAAAGTTAAGTAGGTTTTTGGGAGATAGTACAATTTCCGGAAATCAATCAATGATGCACGATATATTTTGGAATGAGAATAACGAAAAATTTTCTTTACGATTTCGATTTCAGCAACGAAAATCTCTTTCTCAACTTGCAGCAACGACTGAACATAGTTACAATCGAGAACGCTCACTTCGTTTACGTATTCAATTCGACGAAGAAATTTCTAGTCAAACGGATTTTACTAACATTATGGATAAACTTTCTTCGACTACATTAAATAATCGTGTAAGAAACATTGTAGGAAATTTACTCGCAACCGATTTTTCCTATCGCCCGAAACAAGAATTTGAATTTGGTTTTAAACTCGAACTTTCTCAAACCACAAACTACAAACCTCAAATCATTATTGCCGATATGAATTCACAATCATCGCGATTCACGTATTCATTTGAAAATAAAGGACAACTGCGAATGGAATTCACACGTGAAGAAGTTTTGCTTTCAAAAAATATTTTTGAATTTCCGTACCAATTTACCAACGGAAAAGTTGCAGGAATTTCGTGGTTGTGGAAAGTTGCATATGATTATCAAATCACGGATTCCTTGCAATCGAGAGCAAGTTACGACGGAAGGAAAGAAGGAACGCGCGATGTTGTGCATACTGCAAAAGCGGAAGTGAGAGCAATATTTTAATGTTAAATTGAACGTTGAATTTGATAGAAACAATTTTTGATTCCATCATCATTGGTGGCGGCGCGGCGGGATTAATGTGCGCTATCGAAGCTGGGAAACGCGGACGAACCGTTTTGGTGATTGAACACAACGAGCAAATTGGAAAGAAAATTTTAATTTCCGGTGGCGGAAGATGTAACTTTACCAATCGTAACGTTTCATCGGAAAATTTTATTTCTGCTAACCCGCATTTTTGTAAATCTGCGCTTGCACGATTTACGCCGAACGATTTTTTGCGATTGGTTGAAAACCATAACATTGCGTATCACGAAAAAAAACTTGGTCAATTGTTTTGTAATACAAGTGCAAAGCGCATTGCAGAAATGTTGTTAAAAGAATGTAACACCTTCAACGTCAATATTCTTTTGAACTGTGAAGTTGAACATATTTCAAAATCCATTTCATTTTCTGTAGAAACTAATCTTGGATTGTTTGAAAGCGAAACTGTCGTGATTGCAAGCGGCGGCTTATCAATTCCGAAAATCGGTGCAAGTAATTTCGGTTATACAATTGCGAAACAATTTAATGTGAATATTATTGAACCTAAACCAGCTCTTGTTCCTTTGTTGTTTTCACAAGAGCAAATGAAAACGTATAACCTTTTGAGTGGAATTTCACTTGATGCAATTGTAACGTGCAACGAACAATCGTTTCGAGAACATATTTTGTTCACGCATCGTGGATTAAGTGGACCTGCGATTTTACAAATCTCTTCATATTGGAAAAATGGCGATGCGCTTTCTATCAATCTATTTCCGAATGAACATATAGAAGATATTCTTTGGCTAAATCAACAAAGCAAAATTTCGTTAGCAACATTACTTGCGCAATATCTTCCGAAACGATTCATAGAAATTTGGTGCAAACAATTGCCTCTTTCCAAACCGATGTATCAATTGAATGAAAAAGAGTTGAAAATGCTTTCATCATTTCTTTCTTCGTGGAATATAACTCCCGTCGGAACAGAAGGATTTGAAAAAGCGGAAGTTACGCGCGGAGGAATTGACACGAACGAACTTTCGTCCAAAACAATGGAAGCAAAAAAAATGCGAGGATTATTTTTTATCGGTGAAATTGTTGATGTTACCGGTTGGCTTGGCGGTTACAATTTTCAATGGGCGTGGAGTTCCGGATTTGCAGCGGGACATTATGTTTGAGTAATGTTTCAAGACACACGAATGCATTTTCAATTTTTCTTCGCTTCATTTTCTTTGTAACTTTTGCCGCAAAAATTTAGCCACGAATTTCACGAATTATCACTAATAAAAATACAATGAATGAAGTCGTTATCGTCAGCGCAGTACGAACTCCCATCGGCGCATTTCAAGGAAGTTTAAGTTCCGTTCCCGCTACAAAACTCGGTGCAATCGCAATCAAAGAATCTCTTTCACGCGCAAACATTTCTCCCAACGATGTCAGCGAAGTAATAATGGGAAATGTTCTCACTGCTGGTGAAGGACAAGCACCGGCACGACAAGCGGCGTTATTTTCCGGACTTCCCGAATCGGTGGAAACGATGACAATCAATAAAGTTTGTGGAAGCGGTTTGAAAGCAGTAATGCTCGGCGCGCAAGCAATTCAACTTGGCGATGCGGAAATTGCTGTCGCCGGCGGAATGGAAAGTATGAGCAACGTTCCGTACATTTTGGAAAACGCGCGCAACGGTTTCAGAATGGGACATCAGCAAATTACCGATACGATGATAAAAGATGGATTGTGGGATGTGTATAATAATTTTCATATGGGAAATGCGGCAGAGTTGTGCGCGAAAGAATGCGCTGTGTCGAGAGAAGCGCAAGATGAATTTGCAATTCGCAGTTATAAACTCGCAATCGAAGCGCAAGAGAAAGGTTATTTCAAAAACGAAATTGTATCTGTTTCAATTGAACAAAAAGGAAAAGGCGCGCTCATAATTTCCGAAGATGAAGAGCCAAAGAAAGTGAAGTTCGATAAAATTCCAACGCTGAAACCGGCATTTCAAAAAGATGGAACGGTAACTGCGGCAAACGCATCGAAAATAAATGATGGCGCTGCAGCAGTGGTGATTATGTCGAAAGCGAAAGCGGAAAAGTTGGGATTGAAACCGCTTGCGAAAATTCTTGCATACAGTTCTGTGGCGAAAAAACCGGAATGGTTCACAACTGCTCCGGCTGATGCAATTCAAAAAGTATTAGCAAAAGCAAAACTCACGAAAGACGATATTGACTTGTTTGAAATCAACGAAGCGTTTGCGGTCGTGAACCTTGCAGTAAACAAAATGCTCGGATTGGATTTGGAAAAAACAAATGTTCACGGCGGAGCAGTTGCGCTTGGTCATCCAATTGGCGCGAGCGGTTGCAGAATTTTGGTTACGCTCCTTCACGCAATGAAACTACGCAACGCAAAACGCGGAATGGCGGGAATTTGTATCGGCGGCGGTGAAGCGAGCGCGATGATTGTGGAAGCGATGTTCGATTTGAGATTTGAGTAATTTATTTCGAGATGATAACTGAAGAAAAAATAAATACACTTTTTGATACACTTGACAAATGGAGAATGTTTCCAGCGTATCAGTTAGAAAGACGCGCGGATATTTTCTTTGCAATTTATCTTAAAGAAGTATTAGAGTCAACTTTCAAAACTACGATTGATAGTATCCTACCAGAATTCCCTATTAGAATTGGCTCTTTATATAACGAGGGCCATAAAAATGATAAACTAAACCTATCATTCAAAGTTGATTATTTTGCAATTAGTCAAAAAAACAACACCATATATTTCATTGAGTTAAAAACAGATGTAACTTCTAAAAGAGAAAAACAAGATTGGTATTTAACCACCGCGCAAAATGTTAAAATAAAAATACTTGTTGAAGGGTTATTGAAAATTTATAGGGCAACTGAACAAAAACAAAAATACAAGCGTTACATAAAAGAATTAATCAAATTTAGATTGATAAAACTAGAAAATGGTACTTATAAGGAAATGAATAATAACTTTGAAATTGAGGTTGTAAATATTCAACCGAAAAGAACGAAGTTTGATAAATTCAAAGTAATAACATTTGCAAACATTATCGAGATTTTGTCAGCGCAAAAAGATTTTTTATCAAATAGATTTATTCAATCTTTGAAGAAGTGGAAAACTAATCCGAATAATTAGAAAAAATTTTATGAACAACATCAACAACATCTTCGTCCTCGGCGGCGGAACAATGGGAAACGGCATTGCTCGCACGTTTGCGCAATTTGGTTTTCCCGTTTCACTCTACAACGTAAAACAAGAATTTCTCGACAAAGCAATAAAAACAATTTCGGGAAATCTCGAACTCAAAAAAGATATATTCAGAAAAATTTTTTTGAACTTTTTTTCAAAAAATCTTGCACGATACTGCTTTAAGCAATATATTTTACTTGCTTTTCTTCTGTACGGTTTTTCATGCAGCCAGTTCTTTGCTGTGCTTCCAGCCGTACGGAAGGTCACACAAGTAAAATGGAAGCTGTCCCCTCCGTTCGTGGCCGCGTGCGCGGAAAATAGAACAACGCGGCTTTTTTTATTTTAAACCCCTTCCCCAATTCTCACAAGTTTTTTCTTTCAATCATTTTTTAAATTTTACTTATGGAAATCACAAACATCTCCGTCCTTGGCGGTGGAACAATGGGAAACGGCATAACTCACACGTTTGCGCAATATGGTTTTCCAGTTTCACTTTACGATGTGAAACAAGAATTTCTCGACAAAGCAATCAAAACAATTTCGGGAAATCTCGACAGACAAGTGAAGAAAGGAACGCTTTCCGAAGAACAAAAAACTTCAACACTTGCAAACATAAAAACTTTTCTCTCGCTTGAAGATGCAGTTGCAAATGCAGATTTAGTAATTGAAGCAGTTCCCGAAAATCTCGAACTCAAAAAAGATATTTTCCGAAAACTCGATGCATATTGCAAACCGACAACAATTCTTGCATCGAACACGTCTTCGATTTCAATAACGGAAATTGCGGCAATTACAAAACGTCCGCAGCAAGTAATCGGAATGCACTTTATGAATCCAGTTCCGCTGATGAAACTTGTAGAAGTAATTCGCGGAATCGCAACATCTGATGAAACGTATCAAACGATAAAAACAACCGCAGAGAAATTGGAAAAAACTCCTGTGGAAGTGAATGATTTTCCCGGCTTTGTTTCCAATCGCGTGTTGATTCCGATGCTCAACGAAGCGATGTATTGCGTGATGGAAGGCGTTGCAAAACCTGAAGCGATTGATACCGTGATGAAACTCGGAATGAATCATCCGATGGGACCGCTGCAACTTGCTGATTTTATTGGTCTCGACGTGTGTCTTTCGATTATGAATGTTCTGCACGAAGGACTTGGCGATACAAAATATCGCCCGTGTCCGTTGCTGAAACAAATGGTTGCGGCGGGATATTTGGGAAAGAAAACTGGAAAAGGATTTTATAGTTATTGATGTGGGATGTGCGATGTGAGAATTTTACATTTTATATTTTACATTGAATAAAACTATTTTTAAAGTGAAGTTTATACAACCATCACTTGACTCCTCGACTCCTTGAACACTTTACAAACAAGAAAACGAACTAACGAAAAATGAATTTTAACTTCGACGAAACACAATTAATGATACAACAAACAGCGCGGGATTTTGCGGAAACAGAATTGCGACCAAACGCATCCGAGCGTGATGAGAAAGAAGAATTTCCGTACGATGCCGTGAAGAAAATGGGCGAACTCGGATTTATGGGAATAAAAGTTCCCGAACAATACGGAGGCGCGGGACTCGATGCAATCAGTTACGTTCTTGCGATGGAAGAAATCTCCAAAGTAGATGCATCGGCGGGAGTGATTATGTCGGTGAATAATTCGCTCGTGTGTTACGGTTTAGAAAAATGGGGAAACGAAGAGCAAAAGAAAAAATATCTCATTCCACTTGCGTCGGGGAAAAAACTTGGAGCGTTTGCTCTTTCCGAACCCGAAGCAGGAAGTGATGCAACAAATCAACACACTTCGGCAAAACGCGACAGCGATTTTTACATTCTCAACGGAACAAAAAATTTTATTACGAACGGAAAAAATGCCGATGTCGTTTTGGTAATGGCGCAAACGGATAAATCGAAAGGACCAAAAGGAATTACAACATTCATTGTTGAAAAAGATTTTCCCGGATTTTCCGTTGCGAAGAAAGAAAGAAAATTGGGAATAAGAAGTTCCGATACGGTTTCGCTTGCGTTTCAAGATTGTAAAGTTCCGATTGAAAATAGAATCGGTGAAGAAGGATTCGGATTTAAGTTTGCAATGAAAACGCTGGATGGTGGAAGAGTGGGAATTGCAGCGCAAGCAATCGGCATCGCAATGGCAGCGTTGGAAGAATCCATTAAATATTCAAAGCAACGAAAAGCATTCGGAAAATATTTAGCGGAACATCAAGCGATTCAATTTAAAATTGCTGATATGCAAACAAAAATTGATGCAGCACAAATGTTAGTTCTTCGCGCCGCGGCAACTGATTCCGATAATCCAAATTTCGGAACATACGCCGCTGAAGCAAAATTGTATTCTTCAAAAATCGCCGTGGAATGTGCTTTGGAAGCAATTCAAATTCACGGCGGTTACGGTTATTGTAAAGAATACCCCGTGGAACGATTGTTACGTGATGCAAAGATTACAGAGATTTACGAAGGAACATCAGAGGTGCAGAAAATTGTCATTTCGCGGTCTCTATTAAAATAGTATAAGGGTGAGAAAAACGCTTTGAAAGTTCAAAAGAATTTTCTACTTTAAGCCCAGAAAATTGAAAACAATTTCATTTCAAAATTATTTAACCAGAATTTCAACTATCGTACTTTGTTATTTCGTTTCGCATAATTAACTCTGCACTCCTTTTGAAAGGAGTACTTCTATGCATTTGTTATTGTTTCGTATTACATATATAATATTTTTTGTACTACTTTTTCCATTGCAAAGTAAAAGTCAGGCGAATTTTTTTTCAACCGTTGCAAACGGAACTTGGAACTCACCAAATTCGTGGATTTTTGTTGGAACCGATAATGACAGTACTCCCGACGACAACGATTCAGTTTTTATTTCCTCGACTTCTTCCAATCATACTATTATTATTCCGGAGAATTTTTCTGCTACTTGTAAAGTACTTGTTCTTGGTACACCGGCGCAAGGAAATGGCGGGAAAATTGTCTTTCAAGATTCTTCATACTTCACTACTTCAACAATAATCATCAACCGTCCATCAAGTAATACACGCGAAATTTCAATCGGGAATGGAAATTTGATTGTGAACGGAAACGTTATTTTCAACTCAAATTCCAATACTTCAAACAGAGCATGCAAAATTTCAGTTGCGAATGGAACAATAACGGTAAAGGGAAATATGTATTTCAACGCGAATGTCGCTTCGAATGCAATTATTGATTTCAGTAGCGGAAATGGAACGCTGTTTTTTGGCGGAAATGTTGTTCTCAATCCGAAAGGAAGTTTCGCTTCAGGAAACTTCAACACGGTTTCTTTCAACGGTAACATTGCTCAAACGATTCACGTCGTATCCAATACGTTCTCTTACAACAACATCATTATCAATAATACCAGTATTTCCGGTGTTTCAATTGACGGGAATGTTTCGCCAACAAAAATAAAAGGAAACATCGTTGTACAACACGGAACGTTGAAGTTGCAGCAATTTTCTTTAGCAGGAAACAACGATAGAACATTTGAACTGAAAGACGAAACTTTTCTGATAATCGGGAAAGA from Ignavibacteria bacterium encodes:
- a CDS encoding NAD(P)/FAD-dependent oxidoreductase; amino-acid sequence: MCAIEAGKRGRTVLVIEHNEQIGKKILISGGGRCNFTNRNVSSENFISANPHFCKSALARFTPNDFLRLVENHNIAYHEKKLGQLFCNTSAKRIAEMLLKECNTFNVNILLNCEVEHISKSISFSVETNLGLFESETVVIASGGLSIPKIGASNFGYTIAKQFNVNIIEPKPALVPLLFSQEQMKTYNLLSGISLDAIVTCNEQSFREHILFTHRGLSGPAILQISSYWKNGDALSINLFPNEHIEDILWLNQQSKISLATLLAQYLPKRFIEIWCKQLPLSKPMYQLNEKELKMLSSFLSSWNITPVGTEGFEKAEVTRGGIDTNELSSKTMEAKKMRGLFFIGEIVDVTGWLGGYNFQWAWSSGFAAGHYV
- a CDS encoding acetyl-CoA C-acetyltransferase, translating into MNEVVIVSAVRTPIGAFQGSLSSVPATKLGAIAIKESLSRANISPNDVSEVIMGNVLTAGEGQAPARQAALFSGLPESVETMTINKVCGSGLKAVMLGAQAIQLGDAEIAVAGGMESMSNVPYILENARNGFRMGHQQITDTMIKDGLWDVYNNFHMGNAAELCAKECAVSREAQDEFAIRSYKLAIEAQEKGYFKNEIVSVSIEQKGKGALIISEDEEPKKVKFDKIPTLKPAFQKDGTVTAANASKINDGAAAVVIMSKAKAEKLGLKPLAKILAYSSVAKKPEWFTTAPADAIQKVLAKAKLTKDDIDLFEINEAFAVVNLAVNKMLGLDLEKTNVHGGAVALGHPIGASGCRILVTLLHAMKLRNAKRGMAGICIGGGEASAMIVEAMFDLRFE
- a CDS encoding 3-hydroxybutyryl-CoA dehydrogenase — encoded protein: MTNISVLGGGTMGNGITHTFAQYGFPVSLYDVKQEFLDKAIKTISGNLDRQVKKGTLSEEQKTSTLANIKTFLSLEDAVANADLVIEAVPENLELKKDIFRKLDAYCKPTTILASNTSSISITEIAAITKRPQQVIGMHFMNPVPLMKLVEVIRGIATSDETYQTIKTTAEKLEKTPVEVNDFPGFVSNRVLIPMLNEAMYCVMEGVAKPEAIDTVMKLGMNHPMGPLQLADFIGLDVCLSIMNVLHEGLGDTKYRPCPLLKQMVAAGYLGKKTGKGFYSY
- a CDS encoding acyl-CoA dehydrogenase; translation: MNFNFDETQLMIQQTARDFAETELRPNASERDEKEEFPYDAVKKMGELGFMGIKVPEQYGGAGLDAISYVLAMEEISKVDASAGVIMSVNNSLVCYGLEKWGNEEQKKKYLIPLASGKKLGAFALSEPEAGSDATNQHTSAKRDSDFYILNGTKNFITNGKNADVVLVMAQTDKSKGPKGITTFIVEKDFPGFSVAKKERKLGIRSSDTVSLAFQDCKVPIENRIGEEGFGFKFAMKTLDGGRVGIAAQAIGIAMAALEESIKYSKQRKAFGKYLAEHQAIQFKIADMQTKIDAAQMLVLRAAATDSDNPNFGTYAAEAKLYSSKIAVECALEAIQIHGGYGYCKEYPVERLLRDAKITEIYEGTSEVQKIVISRSLLK